The following proteins are encoded in a genomic region of Montipora foliosa isolate CH-2021 chromosome 8, ASM3666993v2, whole genome shotgun sequence:
- the LOC137968404 gene encoding uncharacterized protein produces MAASQESNINLWKLSRLLADHERCIEWCKEHNLLSSSMKCPKPECGNALKWQRRTASGDGFVWRCSRKNCNGQASIRQKSWFSGSMLSLEKILALTYAWAHKFNTTQKVHETALDEETTSTETVIDWYNYCREVCADRIMKQHARPIGGPGTTFEIDESKFGKMKYHKGRYIEGQWVFGGICRETKACFLVPVERRDKETLLPIIRAQILPGTRVMSDMWKAYDCLQDEGYHHLRVNHRLNFVDPDTLAHTQRIENTWWGVKRSMPRTGTSVDLFESYLQEWLWRQQNKSDPFGNIIEHIADLYNVR; encoded by the coding sequence ATGGCCGCCTCTCAAGAATCAAATATAAACTTATGGAAACTATCCCGACTTTTAGCCGATCACGAgcggtgcatagagtggtgcaaagagcaCAATCTACTCTCGTCGTCAATGAAATGCCCTAAACCTGAGTGCGGAAACGCACTCAAATGGCAAAGACGAACTGCATCGGGGGATGGATTTGTTTGGCGATGCtctagaaaaaactgcaatggacaagcttcaatccgccagaagtCATGGTTTTCTGGCAGTATGCtttcccttgaaaaaatattagccctaacTTACGCTTGGGCGCATAAATTCAACACAACACAAAAAGTGCACGAAACCGCGTTAGATGAAGAAACCACCTCGACAGAAACGGTGATAGATTGGTATAACTATTGCCGGGAGGTTTGTGCAGATAGAATAATGAAACAACATGCGAGGCCAATAGGCGGTCCTGGTACAACTTTTGAGATTGATGAGTCCAAGTTTGGCAAGATGAAGTATCACAAAGGTCGCTACATCGAAGGACAGTGGGTCTTTGGTGGCATTTGCCGGGAAACCAAGGCCTGCTTCCTTGTCCCGGTAGAGCGCAGGGATAAAGAGACACTCTTGCCAATTATCCGCGCTCAAATATTGCCTGGAACACGCGTGATGAGCGACATGTGGAAAGCTTACGATTGCCTACAAGACGAGGGCTATCATCATCTCagagttaaccatcgcctaaacttcgttgACCCAGACACGCTTGCCCACACGCAGCGCATTGAAAATACATGGTGGGGAgtaaaacgaagtatgcctcgtacaggAACATCCGTGGATCTGTTTGAAAGCTACCTACAGGAGTGGTTGTggcgtcagcaaaacaaaagtgaTCCATTCGGAAACATCATTGAGCATATCGCTGATTTGTACAATGTGCGATAA